In Nitrosophilus labii, the following proteins share a genomic window:
- a CDS encoding TonB-dependent receptor plug domain-containing protein, whose product MKKNFLLLGVALFSSLICAEELSLDNIVVESSTIEDIFTDPKTEVSKTDVIDEKKIEIIDPKNINEILRTIPGITADVRAGDIVEIHMRGVAQQEFMWEDTGVAIVIDGVPVLQNGGKVKFNLDEIESIKVIKGGASYLYGPNALAGAVIITTKKPKNKDMVKVEAEFGSYSYQNYRASAYKATEKYLANIIAAYRYTDGYWDMSENWSKSVSGKFTYFIDDMSEITFGADITRKYEESSRGSVTGVTTAKTDPTGASDPDLPWNHDYYSDIDKYFITYSKDFDNGANLLANVYYYVDLYDYEASPQDLNSDGYEDTYTRDSTEDIYQKGLKTEYRDTIGNLAYMIRFRRRRKRVKRVRYHYSNLY is encoded by the coding sequence ACTATCGAAGATATTTTTACCGACCCAAAAACGGAAGTTTCAAAAACGGATGTCATCGATGAAAAAAAGATTGAGATAATCGACCCAAAAAACATAAACGAGATCCTTCGAACTATACCTGGTATCACAGCTGATGTTCGAGCAGGAGACATAGTAGAGATACATATGAGAGGGGTGGCTCAACAAGAGTTTATGTGGGAAGATACGGGAGTTGCCATAGTTATAGATGGAGTTCCTGTTTTACAAAACGGAGGGAAAGTAAAATTTAACTTAGATGAGATAGAAAGCATTAAAGTGATAAAAGGGGGAGCCTCTTATCTATATGGACCAAACGCTCTTGCCGGAGCCGTTATCATAACAACCAAAAAACCTAAAAACAAAGATATGGTTAAAGTAGAAGCCGAATTTGGAAGCTACAGCTATCAAAACTATAGAGCCTCAGCGTATAAAGCTACCGAAAAATACCTAGCAAACATAATCGCCGCTTACCGTTACACCGACGGATACTGGGATATGAGCGAAAACTGGTCAAAATCAGTCAGCGGAAAATTTACATACTTTATAGACGATATGAGCGAAATCACCTTCGGTGCCGATATAACAAGAAAATATGAAGAGAGCTCAAGAGGTAGTGTAACCGGAGTAACTACGGCAAAAACTGATCCTACCGGTGCTAGCGATCCGGATCTTCCTTGGAATCACGACTATTACTCAGATATAGATAAATATTTTATAACTTATAGCAAAGATTTCGATAATGGTGCAAATCTTTTGGCAAATGTTTACTACTACGTAGATCTATACGACTATGAAGCCTCTCCACAAGATCTAAACAGCGACGGTTATGAAGATACTTACACAAGAGATAGTACAGAAGATATCTACCAAAAAGGGCTAAAAACAGAGTATAGAGACACTATCGGCAATCTAGCCTATATGATTAGGTTTAGACGTAGGAGAAAGAGAGTTAAAAGAGTACGATATCACTACAGTAACTTATA